One window of Perca flavescens isolate YP-PL-M2 chromosome 6, PFLA_1.0, whole genome shotgun sequence genomic DNA carries:
- the LOC114556585 gene encoding urokinase plasminogen activator surface receptor-like: MHLLTLIFGIVLLPKVHTLKCYECIPGISGTCTDTSKECPLQGQQCGAIKVTSYAGGSKILDANSKSCALAEECVEASVNFGIANTVITSKCCTSDLCNNQPAPDPSKSNPNGKMCFSCDGQQCTNTLNCEGNEDYCISTKVNAGGQTLTMKGCASKTICSTQTTQTAGALGTDINCCQGNFCNSASSTSAGLLLLVAPLVSLVMLS, encoded by the exons ATGCATCTCCTGACGCTGATCTTTGGGATTGTGCTTCTCCCTAAAG tCCACACCTTGAAATGTTATGAGTGTATACCGGGAATCTCAGGAACCTGCACAGATACATCAAAAGAATGCCCTTTGCAGGGTCAACAGTGTGGGGCAATTAAAGTCACTTCATATGCAG GTGGTTCAAAAATCCTTGATGCCAACTCAAAAAGCTGTGCTTTGGCTGAAGAGTGTGTTGAGGCTTCAGTCAACTTTGGAATCGCCAACACCGTAATAACTAGCAAGTGTTGCACCTCCGATCTCTGCAACAACCAACCCGCCCCTG ATCCCAGCAAATCCAACCCAAATGGTAAAATGTGCTTCTCCTGCGATGGACAACAGTGCACCAACACTCTAAACTGTGAGGGGAATGAGGACTACTGCATCTCAACAAAAG TGAATGCAGGAGGTCAAACATTGACCATGAAGGGTTGTGCCTCCAAGACCATTTGCTCAACGCAAACTACACAGACTGCAGGAGCCCTTGGGACAGATATTAACTGCTGTCaggggaacttctgcaacagcgCCAGCAGCACAAGTGCTGGCCTTCTGCTCCTGGTGGCCCCGCTGGTCTCTTTGGTCATGCTCTCCTAA